The Sulfurospirillum arsenophilum NBRC 109478 nucleotide sequence AAAACTCTGCTGATTGACTAAAATTTGCTCAAACGTTGGACGAGCTGGAACCCAAGGTTCGCGTGGACGGTCATGACTTAAACGGTTCATATAGTGACGTAATTCATCGCGCTTTTTGCACGCGTAAGGATCTCGATCTCGCTCACATTGGCTTTGATAATGGCTAAGATCACGACTGTAATCGTAATAGTCTCTCTGCCAACGATGAAGTTCAAACTGATACTGCGAGTAATCCATTTGATAACGACTGTACGCCCTCTCATAGGCACGTTGTTCATCTACCTCGACCGCTTTGGCTTTGGCATAGGCATCATCCAAGCAGTATTGGTAATTGCGTTGACACTGATTTTGACAGCCTTGACGTATGCTTTCACAGCTACTGAGACAGGATTTCGACACCCCTGAAATGGGAGGAATATATTCATTTTTGATGACATAGCGTGGTCCACATCCGACAAAAAGCAGAGCGATAAACACCCAAAGGAAATGTTGCATAGAGCCTCTTTTAAATATTTTGGCGTATTATAGAATAAAATTGTGAAGTTTATTTGAAATTTTAAGGTTGAGAAAAATAAGAGTCGCGTTTAGTGTCAACTCTCTTTGTGTGCAATGTACGTGAGATAGAGAATATTGCTCATAGCGCCACTGCTTAAGATCATCGCCATAACCACAATCTGATAGCGAACAGCAATGAGCGGGTCAACCCCTGAAAGTATCTGCCCTGTCATCATGCCGGGTAAGGAGACAAATCCAACGGCTAAGAAAGAGTTGATTTGAGGAATCATCGAAGCTTTGAATGCAATCGCTCTGGCTTTTTCTTTTTCGTGATGTTCTCGCTCCTTCTCATAACGCTCTGCACACAATGAGATAGCATTCATAGCATTCGCATAGATCATGCCAGCAAGAGGAATAACAAAGCGAGGCTCCAATGGATTTTCAAGATCCAAAACTCCCCACAAAACCAGTGCAAGATTGAAAGAACCTCCAAGTGCGATAGCACCAAGAATGGCAAAATACGTTTGCAGGTCTTTATGACGAATATTACGCCTGGCAATCAGTGAAGCTGCTGTCATCATCACCGCAACCAAAAGAGCTAAAAGCCAAAGTGAATTGGTGCTAAACAATGAGGTTAAAACATACCCAATCAAAATCAGCTGTACACTCATCCTCAGTGTTGCAAGCGCTATTTCTGTTTTTTTGCCGACCCATGCATAATAATAAAAAGCAACTATGAAAAGAGGTGGAAGCATATAGAGTAGATTAAGAAGAGGAATATTTTGCATAATGTGCCTTTAAAAAAGCAGAGGTATGCAAAAAGCATACCCCGTAGAAGACGATGTGATTACTTACCTTGATTTTTAAGTGCCGCAATAATCGCAGCAATGTGCTCATGTTTGGTCTCATCTTCTTCGATATCAAGAATGGCATCCAGTGTAAATGTAGGAAGTTTTTTATCAAGGTACGTGGTGTTAAAGATACCGTTTTTAAAATCTTCATCACGTACAATTTGACGATGTAAGGGGATGTTGGTAGGAATACCAGAGATGATAAATTCATCCAAAGCACGTCTTGCTTTTCGTACCACACCTTCCCAGTCAAGACCCACAATGATCAATTTTCCAATCATGGAGTCATAATTGGTAGGCACAACATAATCTTTAAAACCAATGGCATCCAGTCTTACACCTGGGCCTCCTGGTGAAAGATACGTTGTAATGCGACCAGAGGATGGAATAAAGCCATTTTTAGGATCTTCCGCGTTGATACGAAATTCAATCGCATAACCTCTAAATTTGATATCTTCTTGCATCACAGGAAGTGGTTCACCCTCAGCAATGCGAATCATGCTTTGAACAATGTCCATACCCGTAATGGCTTCGGTAATCGTGTGTTCTACTTGAACACGGGTATTCATCTCGATAAAGAAGAAATTGTCATCTTCATCAACCAAATACTCAACCGTTCCAACGCTCTCATAACCCAATTTGAACATCGCTTTTTTAGAAGCGCGAAGTAACTCATTGCGTACTTTTGGGTTAAGTCTAGGGCTTGGAGCTATCTCAACTACTTTTTGATGACGTCTCTGAATTGAACAGTCACGTTCACTTAAGTGAATAACGTTACCGTATTTGTCCGCCATGACTTGAACTTCAATATGGCGAGGATTTTGAACATATTTTTCAATAAAAGCATCACCTCTACCAAAAAAGCGCTCGGCTTCTTTCGTTGCAGCTTCAAACATAGCCGCAAACTCTTCTTCTTTTCTGACGATACGCATACCCTTTCCACCACCGCCAAACGCTGCTTTGATGATTACAGGGAAACCAATTTCGTTTGCAACTTTAATCGCTTCGCCAATCTGAAGAATAGGTTGGTCTGTACCACCAAGAACAGGTACCCCTACAGCCTTCATAGCAATTTTAGATGCCATTTTGTCACCAAAAAGTGCAATATGATCAGGTTTTGGACCAATAAAAATAATGTCATGGTCAATACAATACTGTGCAAAATCAGCATTTTCAGATAAAAAGCCATATCCGGGATGAATCGCGTCTGCACCAACCTCTTTGGCAAGTGCTACGATATTTTTATAATCCAAATAAACTTCAATAGGATCGCCTTTGAGCAGATAACTCTCATCTGCTTTTCGGACCCAAACACCATTCGCATCAATCGTTGAAAAAACACAAACACTCTTAATCTCCAACTCTTTACATGCTCTAATGATCCTAAGCGCGATCTCTCCGCGATTGGCGATCAATACCTTTGTGATTTTTCGTGCGTACACTTGACAACTCCCACTACAAAATTGAGAATAAATTATATCACTTAAATATTAAACTAACCTCGGTATTGAAGACATAATTTTGACATAACTCTTATAGCCAATCTTCGCGCTTCACACTCTCATCAATATCGCGTCCCATACGTTGGTGCAACGCCCAATAATAATCCACAAATGCTTTGACATTTTGATCTTTTGGCATATATTGCCCCTCTTCTTTGTTCACAAAACGCTCTAAAAAAAGCTTCGCATCTGCTTTGGCAAGATAGTGTTGTAAAAGTTCCGTATAGGTTTGAAGATACCATGCTTTGAGTGTTTTATAAGCTTCCTCTGAGAGGTCGATCTCTAGTGTTTTATCAAACTTCAAAATGCCACTTTGGAAAAGCCCTGTAAGATGAATCAATCCTTCACAATAGTAAGGCTCAACCTCACCTGTTTTCATCCAGCCAATGAGTCCGATTGAACGCTTGATTACATCGCGTAAAAGTGGAAGACTAAGACTTGCATCTTCATCCATAAAGAAAGCCACAAGCCCACCCGTGGTTGCTTTAAACTCTTCAATATTTTTAAAAACACCACTTTGATTCATTCGCGTTTCCGTGTCATGATCCATCCATAAAATATGCCCAAACTCATGCCCAATGGTGCTTACTTCATACACCTGATGCCATAAAGAAGCTTGGTGAAAAATGATCTCTCGCTCATCATTCATAAATGCTTCGCCTAGAACCTCTTGGTTTATTTTTAAGAAAGGTTTTGCTCTGAGCCCATCTAAAATATTATCGGCAAAGGCAAAGATTTTTTTGCCAAGTTCTCTACTTACCGTCTCATCATTAGGGACGACTTGTGCGGAAAAAAGACCATTGAATTCTGCCGCATAAAAAAGAGCGGGACGTCCGATGTAAAGCTGTACGCGCTTAAGATTTGAGAGGACATTTTCTTTTACATGTAAAGCATTTTCTCCATTTTGATCCAAAAGGCGGATGAACATTTTGAGAATGCGCTCAAACGTCCCATAAGCACCTTTGTTTTCAGGATTAGAAACCCTCACATCCCACTCGAGGGCAACTGCTTTTTTATAGTGATCTTCATAGTATTCCAAAGGATGTCCGATCTGAATCGGTGCGGTGATTTTCATCCATTTTCGATCCACTTCAGCCCATTTTGCAATTAGCTCACGTCTATCTTCTTCACCAAAAGCGTCATCGAGCGCTTTAAAATAATCAATGTAAAATGCTTTTTGATCCCAATCAGGATCTTCCATCTCGGAGAGATCATCGCATAAGCTCTGCAAGGCATTTCGGACGTGTTGAACCTCTTTAACAAATGCTGTTGCATAGGCTTTTGCTATATAACCACCCTCTACTTTTTCCAAAACAGAATAAGATCTATCGCCATCTTGCCCTGATGGGTCTGGGTCAAGCAAACCTTTTACATGTAACATTTGTGCAATAGCTTCGTGATCTTTGCTATATTCAAGTTCTAAAAGTGGATTGATCGTATTGATGATGTGTTCAGTCCAGTGTGATTGCCATGTGCTCATTGCTATGCCAATCTCGTGGATTCCACGCAAAATACGACGGTAAAAAGGAGAGAAAAGCCACTCTTTGTCCACTTGGGAAAGGAGTTCACCATGAGCTTTAAGGTAAAATTCTTTCACCCACACATAAGCTTTTTCTTTCGCCAAAGAGATAAAAACCTCATCTTTGCCCTCTTTTTCAAGTGCTTGAACCATCTGTTCATCGCGAAGATTAATCAAACGTGTAAGGGCGGCTACTCTGTTTTCACGGATACATGAAAGCTCAATGCTTACCAAAAAAGCATCAATAAATGCTTCAATACGCTCATCATAATTTTCGGATTCTACAATACTAAAGTAACTCCCCAATGCTCTTTGGCGTTCGCCCAAAAGATCGTAAAACCGCTGTAAATCGTTTTCAAATTTCTGACTCATTTTCACTCTCTCATTTTTTTGTATTTTTTAAGTATAATTTTATCTCCCCTTATAGCATGAAGAGATTAACTATTACCTTAAGCATGAGCGTTGCCTCATGATTTATGGTAAATAATCTTGATCAAAAAATATCGGGATTTGAGATGATCTACACGCTTGAAAGGAAATAGTATGACCAGTCGTTATGAGTCCATTAACACCTATCTAAATCGAGGAATTATTGAAGCCAATATTGCCTATGCAAAAATGCATCAAACCTCTTTTTCGATTGTTAAATTTGGATTTGAAGTCGATCTTGAAGATGGCTTTTTCTTTAAAGATTTGATCACGTTTATTCATACTGAACTAGGTTTTCACACGCTATTACAACAAGGAACGGATGCCTTTTTGATTATCTTGCGCGATATTAAAATTCATCGTGCCAAAAAAGTGCTCAAAAAGTTAGAGCATAACATCAAGCAAAATTTTAAAATAGATCTAAAGCACATTGGTCTAACCCTTTTTGATGCCACAGATTCTTATAAAAGTTTACTCGATCGCTTGGATAAATACTACGTTATGTCACGTCTTTCTTCCCGTAAAAAGATCTTTTACGGCACGCTTGATTTTGACTTTTACGAGACACAAAATAAAAATGATGTCTTAGCCTCTATCTTACGCAAAGACAAAACAGTTACGCTCTACAATCTCTACAATGGCATACCCATTAAAGAAGAGGCAGAGATCGCTAAATTTGATGAAGGCATCGCCCAAATTAAGATCACAACACCTAAGATTTTGTACTACACCAAAGAGAATTTCACCTTTATACAACACGACAAAATTCCAAGCATTATTAAAGCAAGAATTATTAAAGTCGATCCTGAAAAATCACTTGTTGTTCTATCCAATTTAGAGTTTTTAGATGCTTCTCCAATGGACCGTATTTATACGAGGGTTCAGCCTCTAAGACCTATTAATGCAACTATCCTCATCAATAAAACCAGGCTGATGGATGGTACCATTGACACCATTTCAGAGAACTCTGTGGTTTTACATGTAAAGCTGGAAGACGTCGAAAAAATCTTGCATCAAGACCTCCTTAAAAAAGAGTTTGACATCACGTTTCAAATCCCAACGGAAAAAGGATTTTTAGCACCCATCTCTTCAAAAGCAACCATCTTTAGCATCGTTAATGAAACCATCGTGCTTAACATCCAACCCAATACGTTTATGAAATCCAAAATCAAACAGTTTGTTATTATGCGTCAAAATGCCCTTTTAGTTGACCTTAGACAACAGCTAAAACATCTGAGCTAAGAGGCTTCGCGCTAACATCAGCCAAAGTGAACAACTATTAATAAACATTTGATGCGTAAAATTAATGAAGAAAAAGCTATGATTATAAGACTATTCTATACAAGGTGAGCTAAAACTCAATGTAGTGTGGCTTCAACCGATCCATTATCTGCTCTTAACTATAGATCAACCGCTGTGACACAATGTCCATTTTTTGATAATCAAAAGGAAACCCAAATTTTATGTTATTTTCACAATTAAATCTTAGTGAACCCATTTTAAAAGCAATTCAAGATGAAGGCTACACAACCCCAACTCCCGTGCAAGAAAAAGCTATTCCTCCTATCTTAGAGGGTCGCGACATGCTTGCGGGTGCTCAAACAGGAACAGGAAAAACCGCTGGTTTTACCCTTCCGATCTTAGAATTACTCTCTAAAAAACCTCACAGTAAAGCTAAACCACTTCTTCGTGTACTCATCCTCACACCTACTCGAGAGCTTGCCGCGCAAGTTGGGGAAAGTGTTAAAGCGTATGGTAAATACTTACCCTTTAAAAGTGCCGTTATTTTTGGAGGCGTTGGCATTCATCCCCAAATTCAAACCATGCGTGCAGGCATTGATATTCTTGTTGCAACGCCGGGTCGTTTGTTAGACCACATTTCACAAGGCACGATTGATCTTAGACATATCGATACGTTTGTTCTCGATGAAGCCGATCGCATGCTTGATATGGGATTTATCAAAGATATTCGCCGTGTCATTTCTCTACTCCCTGCAAAACGTCAAAACCTGCTCTTTTCAGCGACCTACTCCGATGACATCAAAAAACTCTGTGAGTCGATCTTGAAAAATCCAGCAATTGTCGAAGTAGCACGTCGTAATACCTCCAGTGAACTCGTGAATCAACGTGTCATTATGGTGGATTGTAAACGCAAAACGGCACTTTTGGGCAAACTAATCAATGAGAATAAATGGGAGCAAGTACTGGTCTTTACACGCACCAAACACCATGCCAATAAAGTCTCTGAGTACCTTGCCAAAATCGGTATCAGTTCAGCCGCCATTCACGGAAACAAAAGCCAGAGTGCGCGAACCAAGGCTTTGAGCGATTTTAAAAATGGCTCGATTAAAGTACTCGCGGCTACAGATATCGCAGCACGTGGTCTGGACATCGACCAACTCCCACATGTCGTCAATCTTGAACTGCCAAACATTGCGGAAGACTATGTTCACCGTATCGGAAGAACTGGGCGCGCAGGCAATAATGGTGAAGCCATCTCTTTGGTATGCGTGGATGAGCATGATTACTTACGTGGTATTGAAAAACTGATCAACAAAAAGTTTGAGCGTGAAATCGTCGAAGGCTTTGAGCCTGATCCTAACATCAAAGCAGAACCAATTCAGCAAGGTCGTGGATCAAAACCACAAGGTCAACCAAGACGCAGAGACAATGCGCCTCGTGAATACGTCGA carries:
- a CDS encoding acetyl-CoA carboxylase biotin carboxylase subunit, whose translation is MYARKITKVLIANRGEIALRIIRACKELEIKSVCVFSTIDANGVWVRKADESYLLKGDPIEVYLDYKNIVALAKEVGADAIHPGYGFLSENADFAQYCIDHDIIFIGPKPDHIALFGDKMASKIAMKAVGVPVLGGTDQPILQIGEAIKVANEIGFPVIIKAAFGGGGKGMRIVRKEEEFAAMFEAATKEAERFFGRGDAFIEKYVQNPRHIEVQVMADKYGNVIHLSERDCSIQRRHQKVVEIAPSPRLNPKVRNELLRASKKAMFKLGYESVGTVEYLVDEDDNFFFIEMNTRVQVEHTITEAITGMDIVQSMIRIAEGEPLPVMQEDIKFRGYAIEFRINAEDPKNGFIPSSGRITTYLSPGGPGVRLDAIGFKDYVVPTNYDSMIGKLIIVGLDWEGVVRKARRALDEFIISGIPTNIPLHRQIVRDEDFKNGIFNTTYLDKKLPTFTLDAILDIEEDETKHEHIAAIIAALKNQGK
- a CDS encoding DEAD/DEAH box helicase, with translation MLFSQLNLSEPILKAIQDEGYTTPTPVQEKAIPPILEGRDMLAGAQTGTGKTAGFTLPILELLSKKPHSKAKPLLRVLILTPTRELAAQVGESVKAYGKYLPFKSAVIFGGVGIHPQIQTMRAGIDILVATPGRLLDHISQGTIDLRHIDTFVLDEADRMLDMGFIKDIRRVISLLPAKRQNLLFSATYSDDIKKLCESILKNPAIVEVARRNTSSELVNQRVIMVDCKRKTALLGKLINENKWEQVLVFTRTKHHANKVSEYLAKIGISSAAIHGNKSQSARTKALSDFKNGSIKVLAATDIAARGLDIDQLPHVVNLELPNIAEDYVHRIGRTGRAGNNGEAISLVCVDEHDYLRGIEKLINKKFEREIVEGFEPDPNIKAEPIQQGRGSKPQGQPRRRDNAPREYVEKRRERQR
- the ciaB gene encoding invasion protein CiaB, with amino-acid sequence MSQKFENDLQRFYDLLGERQRALGSYFSIVESENYDERIEAFIDAFLVSIELSCIRENRVAALTRLINLRDEQMVQALEKEGKDEVFISLAKEKAYVWVKEFYLKAHGELLSQVDKEWLFSPFYRRILRGIHEIGIAMSTWQSHWTEHIINTINPLLELEYSKDHEAIAQMLHVKGLLDPDPSGQDGDRSYSVLEKVEGGYIAKAYATAFVKEVQHVRNALQSLCDDLSEMEDPDWDQKAFYIDYFKALDDAFGEEDRRELIAKWAEVDRKWMKITAPIQIGHPLEYYEDHYKKAVALEWDVRVSNPENKGAYGTFERILKMFIRLLDQNGENALHVKENVLSNLKRVQLYIGRPALFYAAEFNGLFSAQVVPNDETVSRELGKKIFAFADNILDGLRAKPFLKINQEVLGEAFMNDEREIIFHQASLWHQVYEVSTIGHEFGHILWMDHDTETRMNQSGVFKNIEEFKATTGGLVAFFMDEDASLSLPLLRDVIKRSIGLIGWMKTGEVEPYYCEGLIHLTGLFQSGILKFDKTLEIDLSEEAYKTLKAWYLQTYTELLQHYLAKADAKLFLERFVNKEEGQYMPKDQNVKAFVDYYWALHQRMGRDIDESVKREDWL
- a CDS encoding ABC transporter permease — translated: MQNIPLLNLLYMLPPLFIVAFYYYAWVGKKTEIALATLRMSVQLILIGYVLTSLFSTNSLWLLALLVAVMMTAASLIARRNIRHKDLQTYFAILGAIALGGSFNLALVLWGVLDLENPLEPRFVIPLAGMIYANAMNAISLCAERYEKEREHHEKEKARAIAFKASMIPQINSFLAVGFVSLPGMMTGQILSGVDPLIAVRYQIVVMAMILSSGAMSNILYLTYIAHKES